GTACAGGTTGTTTCTGCTAGGTCTTGATAAGTTTGGAAAAGGTGATTGGAGAAGCATATCAAGAAACTTTGTGATATCAAGAACTCCTACACAAGTTGCAAGCCATGCTCAGAAATATTTCATTCGCTTGAACTCAATGAACAGAGACAGGAGAAGGTCTAGCATCCATGACATTACTAGTGTAAACAATGGAGATGTGTCGTCTAATCAGCCACCAATTACTGGTCAACAAGCTAACTCAAACCCAGCAGCAGCTGCTGCTATGGGATCTAAAGTGAAGCATAGCGTTCAGCCCCATATGCCTGGGTTGGGGATTTATGGTGCACCAGTTGGGCACCCAGTTGCTGCTCCTCCAGGCCACATGGGTTCAGCTGTTGGGACCCCTGTTATGCTTCCTCATGGACACCATCCTCCCTATGTTGTTCCTGTTGCTTACCCAGTGGCACCACCACAAACCATGCACCAATGAGACTGTGATGGATTCAACAGAGACAAATTCTTTTAGCTGGGTATTAAGACAGAGATTTATTGATGTAGAGTAGTAACATAATAATTTAGCATATTATCTACCTTGTCTGATTGCATTGTAAGGCAAAAATAATCCAAATGCACTTTTGAACTTTTGATAGAAGAATAACAACTGTGAATTCTTTGGCAATCCACCTTTTTTAATCGCAATTGGTTCGCCACAGGGATTTTTAACCCATCCCATTTTCAATAATCTCCCTCCTACTGTCCACTCTTACCAAGAAAACAAGCAGCAGCAACATACTGATAAATGACTTTGTCTCTTCAGCCACAGTTGGTAATGTTGTCTTCTCATATAAGCAATTCCCATGTCTGCATTTTCTAGCAGTCATATGGCACCAGCAAAATGAACATGCCATTAGCTTGAGTTGCAACTTGGTCTCTGAGTTGATCTCATATCTAACTATGTCCTTCATGGCATTTAAAATACACGTGACGGGTGAGGTAGCAGTGAATTAAAGGCATTGTTTAAATAAGTGATAAAAgaggaaaattttataaatattaattatgttacttcaatatatttttttcatagttCAAATTGTGAGCCAAcctaaattgaagaaaaaatagaaatctATGATGGGATAACTTTATTATACTTTTTTCATCAGTCTATGAGAAATTATATCACACCTTTTCCATTATAGCATAATTTTATCTCAGTATTGCTGTGGATGTAGATGTTAAATTTCGGTCGTtcattctctttttcttttatcttataTTGTGATTGACGACTGCATATGTACTTAGCATTATGCATTTgtttcttaaaatttataaataaataaataaattgaagcaGTATCCTAAACAAATAGCCATATTGCATTGCAACTTCTGATATAAAAAATGCATAAAATTGAAGCAGAAAGGGATGAACAAGGAGACAATACATTTCCCTCTAAAGAAATGATACAATAAGCTCTTTCTCCTCTATTTTCTCCATATTGGTGCTTCACTCCATCCTATACCTCTTTTTTAACTTGTGCTTCTGCAGGTCAAGGCAAATAAGACATATTTCGCCATTGTGGatcaattttattttccttctttCTATTTTCAAAGCACCcaagagaagagaaaagaatacaagcccaaattTGAACCATCAACCATTAACTTAATAGCAAAGTTGAAAAAAGACATTGCAAAATGTTTTAGAAGGGACAACGTTGCCTGTTTCAAGAGCATTTTTCACCCGGCAATAGGAAATCCAAGTCGGGAAGAACTTCAGACAGTAAAGTTGAGAAAAGAATGGCGCTAACAGCGCAATAGACAAATGTGCTAAAGAGCTAAATGCCAAACaacttttaaattcattttacatACGACTCAAATTGATTAATTAGAATCGTTATAATAGCTTTTGGCTGGAATATATAAACCTACTAATTTCCCAGCTCTTGGACGATGTGGGATTCTAATCCCAAGCTGCTGAATGTCATAGTTTTATTCATTTAAccactataaaaattaaataaaaaacaacCAATCTTCTTATCTTCAATTTGACGTGCAACAGTAGAAATACATATGCCATTTCCATGATGAACATTCTGC
The sequence above is a segment of the Manihot esculenta cultivar AM560-2 chromosome 5, M.esculenta_v8, whole genome shotgun sequence genome. Coding sequences within it:
- the LOC110614532 gene encoding transcription factor MYBS1 → MESEISWSREEEKAFENAIAKHWTEEEDESEELWEMIASLVPTKSVQELKLHYQLLVEDVNAIEAGNIPLPNYVGEETSSSAKDSHGISGAVAAEKRLNCGYGSGFLGLGHNSSGHGGKGGSRSDQERKKGIPWTEEEHRLFLLGLDKFGKGDWRSISRNFVISRTPTQVASHAQKYFIRLNSMNRDRRRSSIHDITSVNNGDVSSNQPPITGQQANSNPAAAAAMGSKVKHSVQPHMPGLGIYGAPVGHPVAAPPGHMGSAVGTPVMLPHGHHPPYVVPVAYPVAPPQTMHQ